A window of the Hippoglossus stenolepis isolate QCI-W04-F060 chromosome 8, HSTE1.2, whole genome shotgun sequence genome harbors these coding sequences:
- the tmem67 gene encoding meckelin isoform X2, giving the protein MATGTLRFVAIRHKVRLVLFLFIYADSLRCQQFVIPFRAPADCGAQELFDISSLSCARCGSNQLGSSTGLTCVCKTGYRSVTTDKASLTCQLCPPDQPAVTKDGFGCIRCPGSLSDEGKCLCPPARVLVERDVSGKLLDEARCETCDGNISALSVPSSSGDRCERCQATFIDTSCMCNPPNILAGGLCFPPGSLPTNVNPSVTYAKLKFSVQSAWFVKNLYSSSAACLVFSNLTACQALGNMCVMNMHSFSGVSNDACGLFNSIFRSMAAVSSTQDISYWRANLPWLYYGDEPGLASRVLQTDPIPGGFSFRGKNKNNDIKLLAAVYNVRGEFLRWERLGGNTLQLCPETAIKQAAAYSFGTAYKESCELSVAELMDSHPEPLFYDVFLDLGGGENRKLLPLPTLVYNQQYNGRFVNQESMKNWYLSRRIFLVDMLSGREKSVSSQPKVIRVASSVKIRFQMVPRTQKGQVYPPLMIVTYTDVPITDINTQTVSTTFAVEYDMDQSEARIKTDTALGVMGGVAVLYSLLKTVSWKRRIASPLIDAGTMLKFLLFYAGDLANVFFAVTVGTGLYWLIFYKAQQFVSVLLPRPAQEEQFVTYIGCAFTLKAFQFLHKLVMQVSVDVFLIDWERPRSKSIRTVPGSSGEPKRDAAPVSIWRTYFVANEWNEIQTIRKISPTFQIMAVLFFLEVLGFSNLALRDPWSTLTRSSQAYTPPYSLILRYGLAATLWLCIGLLQVIFFTVFYEHFVEDKIRQFVDLCSISNVSVLLLPQRCFGYYIHGRSVHGHADTNMEELNNNLKREAESLCGQRGLLPNTDLQTFQVSLTNRLRSQYDRIREPLIRRNGPQRLIDASTANPFEQNIRAYHTMNHFLGSIIDHAHPDMDYIVKDKLVFERVIGMEFLEPSDKSIFYNDEAHSFSDVLFYGNEATLLIFDTLFFCVVDLGSQSFVLAAVLTYAQQMIFRLIRNFLGRKNLVNKTLVDERFLI; this is encoded by the exons ATGGCGACGGGGACGCTGCGGTTTGTCGCCATCAGACACAAAGTTCGTCTGGTGCTCTTTCTCTTCATTTACGCAGATTCACTTCGCTGCCAGCAGTTTGTTATTCCCTTCAGGGCTCCGGCGGACTGTGGCGCGCAGGAGCTCTTCGACATCTCCAGTTTGTCGTGTGCGAGGTGCGGTTCAAATCAGCTCGGCAGCTCAACAG GACTGACCTGTGTTTGCAAAACAGGTTACCGAAGTGTCACCACTGATAAGGCATCCCTTACTTGTCAACTGTGCCCCCCCGACCAGCCT GCAGTAACGAAAGACGGGTTTGGGTGTATTCGCTGTCCGGGCAGTCTCAGTGATGAGGGGAAGTGCCTCTGTCCACCAGCCCGTGTCCTGG tggAGCGAGACGTCAGTGGAAAACTTTTGGATGAGGCCAGGTGTGAAACATGTGATGGAAACATCAGTGCTTTGTCTGTGCCGAGCAGCAGTGGAGACAG ATGTGAGAGATGTCAGGCCACCTTCATTGACACCTCCTGTATGTGTAACCCTCCAAATATCCTT GCCGGAGGATTATGTTTCCCTCCAGGCAGCCTCCCCACAAACGTGAATCCCAGTGTCACCTATGCCAAGTTG AAGTTCAGTGTCCAGTCCGCCTGGTTTGTGAAGAACCTCTACTCTTCATCAGCAGCCTGTCTT gtctTTTCCAACCTGACAGCGTGCCAGGCTCTTGGGAACATGTGTGTGATGAACATGCACTCCTTTAGTGGCGTGTCCAACGATGCCTGTGGTCTCTTCAACTCCATTTTCAGATCAATGGCTGCTGTGAGCTCAACTCAAGACATTTCCTACTG GAGAGCTAATCTGCCATGGCTTTACTATGGGGACGAACCAGGACTGGCCAGTCGAGTGCTTCAGACCGATCCAATTCCTGGTGGTTTCAGcttcagaggaaaaaacaag AACAATGACATTAAGCTGCTTGCAGCTGTCTATAATGTCAGGGGAGAGTTCCTCAGATGGGAACGACTTGGAGGGAATACTTTACAG TTATGTCCGGAAACAGCAATCAAACAAGCAGCAGCCTACAGCTTTGGAACTGCCTACAAAGAAAGT tgtgaacTCTCGGTGGCAGAGCTGATGGATTCCCACCCCGAGCCGCTGTTCTACGATGTGTTTTTGGATCTTGGTGGTGGAGAGAACAGAAAACTTCTCCCCCTTCCCACACTCGTCTATAACCAGCAATACAATGGACGCTTTGTCAACCAAG AGAGCATGAAGAACTGGTACCTGTCTCGACGTATATTTCTTGTCGACATGTTGAGTGGAAGAGAGAAGAGTGTGAGCTCTCAGCCCAAAGTCATCCGTGTGGCCAGCAGTGTCAAAATTAG GTTCCAAATGGTTCCACGAACCCAGAAAGGACAAGTATATCCCCCTCTAATGATTGTAACCTACACAGATGTCCCCATCACGGATATCAATacacaaactgtgtct ACAACATTTGCTGTGGAGTACGACATGGATCAGAGTGAGGCTCGCATAAAGACAGAT ACCGCTCTGGGTGTGATGGGTGGCGTGGCCGTGCTCTACTCTCTGCTGAAGACAGTCAGCTGGAAGAGAAGGATCGCCTCTCCGCTCATTGATGCCGGG ACAATGCtgaagtttttgttgttttacgCTGGAGATCTGGCCAACGTTTTCTTTGCTGTCACCGTGGGAACTGGGCTTTACTGGCTCATCTTCTACAAG GCCCAACAGTTTGTATCAGTGCTGTTACCAAGGCCTGCTCAGGAGGAGCAGTTTGTGACGTACATTGGTTGTGCCTTCACCCTAAAG GCTTTCCAGTTTCTCCACAAGCTGGTCATGCAGGTGTCAGTCGATGTATTTCTCATCGACTGGGAGAGACCACGAAGCAAATCTATCAGAACTGTTCCAG GCTCTTCCGGTGAGCCAAAACGTGATGCTGCTCCGGTCAGCATCTGGAGAACCTACTTTGTAGCCAATGAATGGAACGAGATCCAGACCATCCGCAAGATCAGCCCAACCTTTCAGATCATGGCTGTGCTCTTTTTTCTTGAg GTCCTTGGTTTTTCTAACTTAGCGCTGAGGGATCCCTGGTCAACTCTCACCCGCTCCTCACAGGCGTACACGCCGCCATACAGCCTGATCCTGCGCTACGGTCTTGCAGCTACACTCTGGCTCTGCATCGGGCTTCTGCAG GTGAttttcttcactgtgttttaCGAACACTTTGTGGAGGACAAAATTCGTCAGTTTGTAGATCTCTGCTCCATCAGTAAT GTATCCGTGCTGCTGTTACCTCAGCGTTGTTTTGGCTACTACATCCACGGGCGTTCAGTACATGGCCACGCAGATACAAACATGGAGGAATTGAACAACAATCTAAAGAGAGAGGCT GAGTCTCTGTGTGGTCAGAGAGGGCTGCTTCCCAACACAGATCTCCAGACCTTTCAGGTGTCGCTTACCAATCGCCTGCGGTCACAGTATGACAGGATTCGGGAGCCACTCATCAGG AGGAACGGGCCTCAGCGGCTGATCGACGCATCTACAGCCAACCCGTTTGAGCAGAACATCAGAGCCTACCACACCATGAACCACTTCCTGGGATCCATTATAGACCAT GCTCACCCTGACATGGATTACATCGTGAAGGACAAGCTGGTGTTTGAGCGGGTCATAGGAATGGAGTTTCTTGAACCCAGTGACAAAAGCATATTTTACAACG ATGAGGCCCACTCCTTCAGCGATGTGCTGTTTTATGGGAATGAGGCCACGCTGCTGATCTTTGACACTTTGTTCTTCTGTGTCGTCGACCTTGGATCTCAGAGTTTTGTGCTTGCAGCTGTTCTTACATACGCACAGCAAATG ATATTCCGCTTGATCCGTAACTTTCTCGGAAGGAAGAACCTCGTCAACAAGACTCTGGTGGATGAGAGATTTCTGATTTAA
- the tmem67 gene encoding meckelin isoform X1: protein MATGTLRFVAIRHKVRLVLFLFIYADSLRCQQFVIPFRAPADCGAQELFDISSLSCARCGSNQLGSSTGLTCVCKTGYRSVTTDKASLTCQLCPPDQPAVTKDGFGCIRCPGSLSDEGKCLCPPARVLVERDVSGKLLDEARCETCDGNISALSVPSSSGDRCERCQATFIDTSCMCNPPNILAGGLCFPPGSLPTNVNPSVTYAKLKFSVQSAWFVKNLYSSSAACLVFSNLTACQALGNMCVMNMHSFSGVSNDACGLFNSIFRSMAAVSSTQDISYWRANLPWLYYGDEPGLASRVLQTDPIPGGFSFRGKNKNNDIKLLAAVYNVRGEFLRWERLGGNTLQLCPETAIKQAAAYSFGTAYKESCELSVAELMDSHPEPLFYDVFLDLGGGENRKLLPLPTLVYNQQYNGRFVNQESMKNWYLSRRIFLVDMLSGREKSVSSQPKVIRVASSVKIRFQMVPRTQKGQVYPPLMIVTYTDVPITDINTQTVSTTFAVEYDMDQSEARIKTDTALGVMGGVAVLYSLLKTVSWKRRIASPLIDAGTMLKFLLFYAGDLANVFFAVTVGTGLYWLIFYKTLKAQQFVSVLLPRPAQEEQFVTYIGCAFTLKAFQFLHKLVMQVSVDVFLIDWERPRSKSIRTVPGSSGEPKRDAAPVSIWRTYFVANEWNEIQTIRKISPTFQIMAVLFFLEVLGFSNLALRDPWSTLTRSSQAYTPPYSLILRYGLAATLWLCIGLLQVIFFTVFYEHFVEDKIRQFVDLCSISNVSVLLLPQRCFGYYIHGRSVHGHADTNMEELNNNLKREAESLCGQRGLLPNTDLQTFQVSLTNRLRSQYDRIREPLIRRNGPQRLIDASTANPFEQNIRAYHTMNHFLGSIIDHAHPDMDYIVKDKLVFERVIGMEFLEPSDKSIFYNDEAHSFSDVLFYGNEATLLIFDTLFFCVVDLGSQSFVLAAVLTYAQQMIFRLIRNFLGRKNLVNKTLVDERFLI, encoded by the exons ATGGCGACGGGGACGCTGCGGTTTGTCGCCATCAGACACAAAGTTCGTCTGGTGCTCTTTCTCTTCATTTACGCAGATTCACTTCGCTGCCAGCAGTTTGTTATTCCCTTCAGGGCTCCGGCGGACTGTGGCGCGCAGGAGCTCTTCGACATCTCCAGTTTGTCGTGTGCGAGGTGCGGTTCAAATCAGCTCGGCAGCTCAACAG GACTGACCTGTGTTTGCAAAACAGGTTACCGAAGTGTCACCACTGATAAGGCATCCCTTACTTGTCAACTGTGCCCCCCCGACCAGCCT GCAGTAACGAAAGACGGGTTTGGGTGTATTCGCTGTCCGGGCAGTCTCAGTGATGAGGGGAAGTGCCTCTGTCCACCAGCCCGTGTCCTGG tggAGCGAGACGTCAGTGGAAAACTTTTGGATGAGGCCAGGTGTGAAACATGTGATGGAAACATCAGTGCTTTGTCTGTGCCGAGCAGCAGTGGAGACAG ATGTGAGAGATGTCAGGCCACCTTCATTGACACCTCCTGTATGTGTAACCCTCCAAATATCCTT GCCGGAGGATTATGTTTCCCTCCAGGCAGCCTCCCCACAAACGTGAATCCCAGTGTCACCTATGCCAAGTTG AAGTTCAGTGTCCAGTCCGCCTGGTTTGTGAAGAACCTCTACTCTTCATCAGCAGCCTGTCTT gtctTTTCCAACCTGACAGCGTGCCAGGCTCTTGGGAACATGTGTGTGATGAACATGCACTCCTTTAGTGGCGTGTCCAACGATGCCTGTGGTCTCTTCAACTCCATTTTCAGATCAATGGCTGCTGTGAGCTCAACTCAAGACATTTCCTACTG GAGAGCTAATCTGCCATGGCTTTACTATGGGGACGAACCAGGACTGGCCAGTCGAGTGCTTCAGACCGATCCAATTCCTGGTGGTTTCAGcttcagaggaaaaaacaag AACAATGACATTAAGCTGCTTGCAGCTGTCTATAATGTCAGGGGAGAGTTCCTCAGATGGGAACGACTTGGAGGGAATACTTTACAG TTATGTCCGGAAACAGCAATCAAACAAGCAGCAGCCTACAGCTTTGGAACTGCCTACAAAGAAAGT tgtgaacTCTCGGTGGCAGAGCTGATGGATTCCCACCCCGAGCCGCTGTTCTACGATGTGTTTTTGGATCTTGGTGGTGGAGAGAACAGAAAACTTCTCCCCCTTCCCACACTCGTCTATAACCAGCAATACAATGGACGCTTTGTCAACCAAG AGAGCATGAAGAACTGGTACCTGTCTCGACGTATATTTCTTGTCGACATGTTGAGTGGAAGAGAGAAGAGTGTGAGCTCTCAGCCCAAAGTCATCCGTGTGGCCAGCAGTGTCAAAATTAG GTTCCAAATGGTTCCACGAACCCAGAAAGGACAAGTATATCCCCCTCTAATGATTGTAACCTACACAGATGTCCCCATCACGGATATCAATacacaaactgtgtct ACAACATTTGCTGTGGAGTACGACATGGATCAGAGTGAGGCTCGCATAAAGACAGAT ACCGCTCTGGGTGTGATGGGTGGCGTGGCCGTGCTCTACTCTCTGCTGAAGACAGTCAGCTGGAAGAGAAGGATCGCCTCTCCGCTCATTGATGCCGGG ACAATGCtgaagtttttgttgttttacgCTGGAGATCTGGCCAACGTTTTCTTTGCTGTCACCGTGGGAACTGGGCTTTACTGGCTCATCTTCTACAAG ACATTAAAG GCCCAACAGTTTGTATCAGTGCTGTTACCAAGGCCTGCTCAGGAGGAGCAGTTTGTGACGTACATTGGTTGTGCCTTCACCCTAAAG GCTTTCCAGTTTCTCCACAAGCTGGTCATGCAGGTGTCAGTCGATGTATTTCTCATCGACTGGGAGAGACCACGAAGCAAATCTATCAGAACTGTTCCAG GCTCTTCCGGTGAGCCAAAACGTGATGCTGCTCCGGTCAGCATCTGGAGAACCTACTTTGTAGCCAATGAATGGAACGAGATCCAGACCATCCGCAAGATCAGCCCAACCTTTCAGATCATGGCTGTGCTCTTTTTTCTTGAg GTCCTTGGTTTTTCTAACTTAGCGCTGAGGGATCCCTGGTCAACTCTCACCCGCTCCTCACAGGCGTACACGCCGCCATACAGCCTGATCCTGCGCTACGGTCTTGCAGCTACACTCTGGCTCTGCATCGGGCTTCTGCAG GTGAttttcttcactgtgttttaCGAACACTTTGTGGAGGACAAAATTCGTCAGTTTGTAGATCTCTGCTCCATCAGTAAT GTATCCGTGCTGCTGTTACCTCAGCGTTGTTTTGGCTACTACATCCACGGGCGTTCAGTACATGGCCACGCAGATACAAACATGGAGGAATTGAACAACAATCTAAAGAGAGAGGCT GAGTCTCTGTGTGGTCAGAGAGGGCTGCTTCCCAACACAGATCTCCAGACCTTTCAGGTGTCGCTTACCAATCGCCTGCGGTCACAGTATGACAGGATTCGGGAGCCACTCATCAGG AGGAACGGGCCTCAGCGGCTGATCGACGCATCTACAGCCAACCCGTTTGAGCAGAACATCAGAGCCTACCACACCATGAACCACTTCCTGGGATCCATTATAGACCAT GCTCACCCTGACATGGATTACATCGTGAAGGACAAGCTGGTGTTTGAGCGGGTCATAGGAATGGAGTTTCTTGAACCCAGTGACAAAAGCATATTTTACAACG ATGAGGCCCACTCCTTCAGCGATGTGCTGTTTTATGGGAATGAGGCCACGCTGCTGATCTTTGACACTTTGTTCTTCTGTGTCGTCGACCTTGGATCTCAGAGTTTTGTGCTTGCAGCTGTTCTTACATACGCACAGCAAATG ATATTCCGCTTGATCCGTAACTTTCTCGGAAGGAAGAACCTCGTCAACAAGACTCTGGTGGATGAGAGATTTCTGATTTAA
- the rbm12ba gene encoding RNA binding motif protein 12Ba encodes MAIILCLQGLDVKAGTEDIRKFFKCLFIPNGGVYIVGGSLREAFIAFTTERDAKLAMRHTGDLLKGSKVTLHISSMEELELKLKLQMKRKKEKLHMKRKDVTLQTKTQDVKLQMERKEEKLQIKRPEEKNKNKPSPTQQGVKSPQPSPDANWPSLNAHDLNTLNLASSTARSLDPRIAKRHQPLHQNTATLQTSVVHTLDPNTAFLLGMCTVLQRLQSSSPEQNGEAGQMTDFPNADSKSVACDFVRTSELTLDSSPGYVRLFGLPTSATKEDICCFFTGLEVQEAMVNVKLGPGHGCLVKFANADVACDALHFNNQFLGPICVEVRGATEKMWTGALQECENGMRGKAHPNPLRETANPKQTFRTLPLRKRWSDHLSPNKRIKKPRLYCDSSSTLSPRMDYIVMACNLPKKMTKTEIKELFQCPNIAHKNVLHLLDNEGNRTDTAFLIFNCIEDNDYAINLNGCHVGSAIIEVSSITKDKMKDMMAKTHPRRRMRMKPNQKRKSDLLRTQDGQTLHSNIAAQTCLFVRNLPSDVKVSQIQNLFCKYKPMEDNINLLHDSDGNGIGEAIVQFKSPKLAALAQGLNGQDLMGAQVLLTCMSVKQMNDILAKTLPSL; translated from the coding sequence ATGGCCATAATCCTGTGCTTGCAAGGGCTCGATGTGAAGGCAGGTACTGAAGATATAAGGAAGTTCTTTAAATGCCTTTTTATACCCAATGGTGGCGTGTacatagtgggaggaagtctCAGAGAGGCTTTTATTGCATTTACCACCGAGCGAGATGCCAAACTCGCCATGCGGCACACTGGAGATTTGCTCAAGGGGTCTAAAGTGACTCTACACATCAGCAgcatggaggagctggagctaaagttaaagttacagatgaagaggaagaaggagaagttgcatatgaagaggaaggatgtgaCGTTGCAGACGAAGACGCAGGATGTGAAGTTGCAGatggaaaggaaggaggagaagttACAAATTAAGAGACCggaagagaagaataaaaataaaccctCCCCCACCCAACAAGGTGTCAAGAGTCCTCAACCATCCCCGGATGCAAATTGGCCCTCTTTGAATGCACATGATCTCAATACTTTAAATCTAGCATCCTCTACTGCTCGGTCTCTTGATCCCCGCATTGCAAAACGGCATCAGCCTTTGCATCAAAATACTGCAACTCTACAAACTTCAGTAGTGCACACACTTGATCCCAATACTGCCTTTCTCCTCGGGATGTGCACTGTCCTTCAAAGGCTCCAGTCATCCAGTCCTGAACAAAACGGTGAGGCGGGGCAAATGACTGATTTCCCCAATGCAGACAGCAAATCTGTTGCGTGTGATTTTGTAAGGACATCAGAACTAACTCTGGACTCAAGCCCCGGTTATGTCAGGCTCTTTGGTCTGCCAACCTCAGCTACAAAAGAGGACATATGCTGTTTTTTCACAGGGTTGGAAGTACAGGAAGCCATGGTGAATGTGAAGTTGGGACCCGGCCATGGCTGCCTTGTGAAGTTTGCAAACGCGGACGTTGCATGCGATGCTCTTCATTTCAACAATCAGTTCCTGGGGCCCATCTGTGTGGAGGTACGTGGAGCAACTGAGAAGATGTGGACCGGCGCGCTTCAGGAATGTGAAAATGGCATGAGAGGGAAGGCCCACCCAAACCCCCTTAGGGAAACTGCAAACCCCAAACAAACATTCCGTACATTACCGCTGAGGAAGAGGTGGTCTGACCATCTGTCTCCAAATAAACGGATAAAAAAGCCAAGACTATACTGTGACTCATCATCTACCTTATCTCCAAGAATGGACTACATTGTCATGGCCTGTAATCTTCCCAAAAAGATGACTAAGACTGAAATAAAGGAATTGTTTCAATGTCCAAACATTGCACACAAAAATGTACTTCACCTGCTGGACAACGAAGGCAACAGAACAGACAcagcttttcttatttttaactgCATTGAGGATAATGACTATGCAATAAATCTCAATGGGTGCCATGTGGGTTCTGCCATCATTGAAGTATCATCAATCACTAAGGACAAGATGAAGGACATGATGGCTAAAACCCATCCCAGGAGGCGCATGAGGATGAAACCAAATCAAAAGAGGAAATCCGATTTACTTAGGACACAGGACGGACAAACCCTACACTCAAATATAGCTGCTCAGACGTGCTTGTTTGTTAGAAACTTGCCGTCAGATGTGAAAGTGAGTCAAATACAAAACCTGTTCTGCAAGTACAAACCGATGGAGGATAATATAAATTTATTGCATGACAGCGATGGCAACGGTATTGGTGAGGCCATAGTTCAGTTCAAGTCACCGAAGCTTGCAGCCCTGGCTCAAGGGCTCAATGGTCAGGACTTAATGGGGGCACAAGTGCTCCTAACCTGCATGAGTGTAAAGCAGATGAATGACATCTTGGCAAAAACATTGCCATCACTGTAG